A genomic window from Psychrilyobacter piezotolerans includes:
- a CDS encoding cold-shock protein has product MLKGTVKWFNDDKGFGFILAEDGNDYFAHFSQINKEGFKTLQEGAEVTFEITEGAKGPCATNIETV; this is encoded by the coding sequence ATGTTAAAAGGAACAGTTAAATGGTTCAACGATGATAAAGGATTTGGATTTATTTTGGCAGAAGACGGGAACGATTACTTCGCACATTTTTCACAAATCAACAAAGAAGGATTTAAAACTCTGCAGGAGGGAGCGGAAGTAACTTTCGAAATTACTGAAGGTGCTAAAGGTCCTTGTGCTACAAACATAGAAACTGTATAA
- a CDS encoding radical SAM protein: MPYEGAIYRPPSEANSLILQVTVGCSHNRCTFCSMYKDKSFRMKSKEEIFDDIDTYTNDFYTKAFLADGDAMLLPTGLLIEIIRRIRAKMPKIKRIGIYAHANNLKTKSVEELKSLREEGLNIVYVGIESGSDKILEKINKGITSGEMEKELMKISESGIKLSIMIISGLGGKELTHEHAVESAKLLSRVKPKFLSLLTLMLEEGTQFYNDVKNNKVELLNPEEILLETKLLIENLELNNTIFRVNHASNYLSLEGVLNRDKERILEEINTAVRDKDYIPEYFRRL; encoded by the coding sequence ATGCCCTATGAAGGAGCAATATACCGGCCGCCCAGTGAGGCCAACAGTTTAATTTTACAGGTTACCGTGGGATGCTCCCACAATAGATGTACTTTTTGTTCTATGTATAAGGACAAATCATTCAGGATGAAATCCAAGGAAGAAATATTTGATGATATCGATACCTACACCAATGATTTTTATACCAAAGCCTTCCTGGCTGACGGGGATGCAATGCTGCTCCCAACCGGCCTCCTCATTGAAATAATCAGGCGGATCAGGGCTAAGATGCCCAAGATTAAAAGGATCGGGATCTATGCCCATGCCAATAATCTAAAGACTAAATCTGTGGAGGAGCTGAAATCCCTGCGAGAAGAGGGGCTGAATATAGTCTATGTAGGGATAGAGAGCGGCAGTGATAAAATTTTGGAAAAAATAAACAAAGGGATTACTTCCGGTGAGATGGAAAAGGAATTGATGAAAATATCTGAGAGCGGAATAAAACTCTCCATAATGATCATCTCAGGCTTGGGAGGGAAAGAATTAACCCATGAACATGCTGTGGAATCGGCTAAACTACTGAGCAGAGTCAAGCCTAAATTTCTCTCCCTCCTGACCCTGATGTTGGAAGAAGGAACCCAGTTTTATAACGATGTGAAGAACAATAAAGTAGAGTTATTGAACCCAGAGGAGATCTTACTGGAAACCAAACTTCTGATAGAAAATTTGGAATTAAATAATACCATATTCCGGGTAAACCATGCTTCTAACTACCTGAGTTTGGAGGGGGTGCTGAACAGGGATAAGGAGCGTATTTTAGAAGAGATAAATACAGCTGTCAGAGATAAAGACTATATACCCGAATATTTTAGGAGATTATAA
- a CDS encoding DUF3870 domain-containing protein codes for MKKKNVYVSGYGKAHEKSAITKIYGIFALGMIVDPNTDEILEVEGSLVLDITKNFLKCLFVGEKITDEKKISEKINDLYFGASKKAFIIAYKDALRRYKEKIKYNI; via the coding sequence ATGAAGAAAAAAAATGTATACGTATCTGGGTATGGAAAGGCACATGAGAAATCCGCTATAACAAAAATATATGGAATTTTTGCTCTGGGCATGATAGTAGACCCTAATACAGATGAGATCTTAGAGGTAGAGGGATCTTTGGTCTTGGATATAACTAAAAATTTTTTGAAGTGTCTGTTTGTAGGAGAGAAAATTACAGATGAAAAAAAAATAAGTGAAAAGATTAATGATTTATATTTTGGAGCCTCAAAAAAAGCATTTATTATAGCTTATAAGGATGCACTGAGAAGATACAAGGAGAAAATTAAATATAATATTTAA
- the murI gene encoding glutamate racemase, with amino-acid sequence MYKIGIFDSGVGGLTVLKEIQKIVPLSHIIYYGDNGNAPYGDKTEAEIKELCLKIGEFLYENEVDVIVIACNTATAASIKTMKNKFPIPVIGVIEPGIRAALEVTQNKNIGVILTPASARMEAYKNVFDVIAPKTHTLTEKGCKLICPMIENGWEDRYGNYLTDEIIKLYIEQISPEIDTLILGCTHYPIVEENIAKYFKKNIVNPANETANELLKNLSLIKPKDLNNTHPKVEYIVSGDSKRFIDSAEKFLGEKIDNIYELDLHKKYKELFHDAV; translated from the coding sequence ATGTATAAAATTGGTATATTTGATTCAGGGGTTGGAGGATTAACAGTTCTTAAAGAGATTCAAAAAATAGTTCCTTTAAGCCATATAATCTACTATGGAGATAACGGGAATGCCCCCTACGGAGATAAAACAGAAGCAGAGATAAAAGAACTTTGTTTAAAAATAGGGGAGTTTCTTTATGAAAATGAAGTTGATGTCATAGTGATAGCCTGTAATACAGCTACTGCCGCATCGATAAAAACAATGAAAAATAAATTTCCCATACCTGTCATAGGTGTAATAGAACCCGGAATAAGAGCAGCATTGGAAGTTACGCAAAATAAGAATATAGGTGTAATATTAACTCCTGCAAGTGCCAGAATGGAAGCATATAAAAATGTATTTGACGTCATAGCTCCTAAAACTCATACTTTAACTGAAAAAGGGTGCAAACTTATCTGTCCAATGATAGAAAATGGATGGGAGGATCGTTATGGTAATTATTTAACCGATGAAATAATCAAACTTTATATAGAACAAATTTCCCCTGAAATAGATACCCTTATCTTAGGCTGTACCCACTACCCTATTGTAGAAGAGAATATAGCTAAATACTTTAAAAAAAATATAGTGAATCCAGCCAATGAAACTGCAAATGAACTGTTGAAAAACCTTTCCCTGATTAAGCCGAAAGATTTAAATAACACCCATCCAAAGGTTGAATATATAGTTAGTGGAGACAGTAAAAGATTTATTGACTCTGCTGAGAAATTTTTAGGAGAAAAGATAGACAATATATACGAATTAGATCTGCATAAAAAATATAAAGAATTATTTCATGATGCAGTATAA
- a CDS encoding NAD(P)/FAD-dependent oxidoreductase, producing MKKIVVFGGGIGGISVLKKLEKYKGDKLDITLVEPKDYVEVPYGMLRAIVDPLDYGKKVRRRISEIVKVRHIQAKLVKLHKNKAILDNDQTITFDYCIIATGSTSRGFEDLKINYKQSFNERKKQWEAYAEQLKSKEKIAIIGGGTVGVELAGEIAEAYPNKKVLLFHNSDRILSPLSKGASKKAHRVLSELGVQIILNTRATIEENNNSKVVIDNSGKRHEVDIIYKSFGNVINTDFLKNNFSNKIDNKNQIKVNSYLQIEGVENIWAIGDINNVPEIKLGTLAIRQADRTASNILKTLNGKKTKPYKPIKGSISFITLGRKNGIAQLPFIRLDFLASYKQKKDLFVTDILYKS from the coding sequence ATGAAAAAAATAGTTGTTTTTGGTGGAGGAATAGGTGGTATATCTGTTCTTAAAAAATTAGAAAAATATAAGGGTGATAAATTAGATATTACACTGGTTGAACCTAAAGATTATGTTGAAGTTCCTTATGGAATGTTGAGAGCTATAGTTGATCCCCTTGATTATGGAAAGAAAGTTAGAAGAAGAATATCAGAAATAGTAAAGGTTAGACATATTCAAGCAAAATTGGTGAAATTACATAAAAATAAGGCTATTCTTGATAATGATCAAACTATTACTTTTGATTATTGTATTATTGCAACAGGATCTACTTCAAGAGGGTTTGAGGATCTAAAAATAAATTATAAACAAAGTTTTAACGAAAGAAAAAAACAATGGGAAGCTTATGCCGAACAATTAAAGAGTAAAGAAAAAATTGCAATTATTGGCGGTGGAACTGTAGGTGTAGAATTGGCTGGTGAAATTGCAGAAGCATATCCTAATAAAAAAGTTTTATTGTTTCATAATAGTGATAGAATATTGTCTCCATTATCAAAAGGGGCTAGTAAAAAGGCTCATAGAGTATTATCAGAATTAGGAGTACAAATTATTTTAAATACTCGTGCTACTATAGAAGAAAATAATAATTCTAAAGTTGTCATAGATAATTCAGGTAAAAGACATGAAGTGGATATAATATATAAATCATTTGGGAATGTCATAAATACTGATTTTTTAAAAAATAATTTTTCTAACAAGATTGATAACAAAAATCAAATTAAAGTAAACTCTTACCTGCAGATTGAAGGAGTTGAAAATATATGGGCTATAGGAGATATCAATAATGTTCCGGAAATCAAACTTGGTACTTTAGCTATTAGACAAGCAGACAGAACAGCGAGTAATATACTTAAAACACTTAATGGGAAAAAAACAAAACCATATAAACCCATTAAGGGATCTATTTCTTTTATAACACTTGGTAGAAAAAATGGAATTGCTCAATTACCATTTATTAGATTGGATTTTTTAGCATCGTATAAACAAAAAAAAGATTTATTTGTAACTGATATTCTTTATAAATCTTAA
- a CDS encoding NADH:flavin oxidoreductase: MKNLFSEINIKGKKIKNRVVVPPMLSSLLPAEANKEGKISERRLYKHYKKIAEGGAGLIILEGHSVNRNSRIADTHLGIWSDEHIEGLKKIADICHENGAKVILQIMYPGFKTDPSMAKLSVAPSEYIQDGNVLAREITKQEIYEIQGDFLKAAKRAQLAGLDGIELHGAHGFLLSQFASPTVNKRKDEYGGGISNRMRFACEIIELLKNELNNDFIIGYRMGANEPTINEGIDIAKILDKKGIDYIHVSAGFNEENLPKVPDKFPCNAIVFSGTEIKKYVSIPVIVVNEIKTPEQAKYLIEKNMADFVAVGRAHVADYNWTNKVKENKKPISCLSCKTGCMNIFAKCPRHL; encoded by the coding sequence ATGAAAAATTTATTTTCAGAAATTAATATTAAAGGTAAAAAAATTAAAAATAGAGTTGTAGTTCCTCCTATGCTTTCTTCTCTTTTGCCTGCTGAGGCAAATAAAGAAGGAAAAATCAGTGAAAGACGTCTCTATAAACACTATAAAAAAATTGCCGAAGGCGGAGCCGGGCTTATAATACTTGAAGGTCATAGTGTAAATAGAAATAGCCGTATTGCTGATACACATCTAGGAATATGGTCTGATGAACATATTGAAGGCCTTAAAAAAATTGCAGATATCTGTCATGAAAATGGAGCAAAAGTTATTTTGCAGATAATGTACCCAGGTTTTAAAACTGATCCATCTATGGCAAAACTTTCTGTAGCTCCATCTGAGTATATTCAGGATGGCAATGTATTGGCAAGGGAAATTACTAAGCAAGAAATCTACGAAATACAGGGAGATTTTTTAAAAGCTGCAAAGCGTGCTCAACTTGCAGGTTTAGACGGTATAGAACTACATGGAGCTCATGGTTTTTTATTAAGTCAATTTGCTTCACCTACTGTAAATAAAAGAAAAGATGAATATGGTGGTGGAATATCCAATAGAATGCGATTTGCCTGTGAAATTATAGAATTGTTAAAGAATGAATTAAATAATGATTTTATTATTGGATATAGAATGGGAGCAAATGAACCTACTATCAATGAAGGAATAGATATCGCAAAAATACTTGATAAAAAAGGTATTGACTATATTCATGTATCAGCTGGATTCAATGAAGAAAATCTTCCAAAAGTACCTGATAAGTTTCCTTGCAATGCAATTGTATTTAGTGGTACCGAAATAAAAAAATACGTTTCTATTCCTGTTATTGTTGTAAATGAAATTAAAACTCCTGAACAAGCAAAATATCTTATAGAAAAAAATATGGCGGATTTTGTAGCTGTTGGTAGAGCTCATGTTGCAGATTATAATTGGACAAACAAGGTAAAAGAAAATAAGAAACCAATTTCATGCTTGTCTTGTAAAACAGGTTGTATGAATATTTTTGCAAAGTGCCCTCGACATTTATAG
- a CDS encoding EFR1 family ferrodoxin (N-terminal region resembles flavodoxins. C-terminal ferrodoxin region binds two 4Fe-4S clusters.), whose protein sequence is MKAAIVYFSGTGNTYKVAEVFKERLLTANYKVDLVDISQWSSKLRDYDLFIIGSPTYSKVASAKVFNFIDEYIEYEDNKSKDFITYTTHSWGESYGHMTLKKHLNKSGYNVISAQSFLMPNGFYMMNHEKNTEIEIQSMYRDVIKKINNMMEFYFNGKPQIDKKSIIKQVLFETMYKALNKGWIPNFANKYLKVDGDKCTLCTLCVKKCPNHNIKIRDNKIIFNDHCLACAKCLNICPKNAYLAKNKSFEQYNLVNTKIIK, encoded by the coding sequence ATGAAAGCAGCTATTGTTTATTTTTCTGGAACAGGTAATACCTATAAGGTTGCAGAAGTTTTTAAAGAACGTTTGCTCACTGCAAATTATAAAGTAGATTTAGTGGATATAAGTCAATGGTCTAGTAAATTAAGGGACTATGATCTGTTTATTATTGGATCCCCGACATATTCAAAAGTAGCGTCTGCAAAAGTATTTAATTTTATTGATGAATATATTGAATACGAAGACAATAAAAGTAAGGATTTCATCACTTATACCACACATAGCTGGGGCGAATCCTATGGTCATATGACCTTAAAAAAGCATTTAAATAAATCAGGATATAACGTCATATCAGCCCAATCATTCTTAATGCCAAATGGTTTTTATATGATGAATCATGAAAAAAATACAGAAATAGAAATTCAATCTATGTATAGGGATGTTATCAAAAAAATAAATAATATGATGGAATTCTACTTTAATGGAAAACCTCAAATTGATAAAAAATCAATAATAAAACAAGTACTGTTTGAAACTATGTACAAAGCACTGAATAAGGGGTGGATTCCAAACTTTGCTAATAAATATTTAAAGGTTGATGGTGATAAGTGTACTCTGTGTACTTTATGTGTTAAAAAATGTCCAAATCATAATATAAAAATCAGAGATAATAAAATTATATTTAATGATCATTGTCTGGCTTGTGCAAAATGCCTAAATATTTGCCCTAAAAACGCATATCTTGCTAAAAATAAGTCTTTTGAACAATATAACTTAGTAAATACTAAAATAATAAAATAA
- a CDS encoding MarR family winged helix-turn-helix transcriptional regulator, with protein MDLLVALGIIRERINKELQKKLKQNSIDISCGHIWLLSVVYSNNGRSEIKELVKQLEKKKSTVTEMINTLEKNGYLVKYQSKEDKRVYYVETTDRAEEMKDHILTIVENIKKKMFLSFSDGDKDILGELMMKIIGDLK; from the coding sequence ATGGATTTATTAGTGGCACTGGGGATAATACGTGAACGTATAAATAAAGAATTACAAAAAAAATTGAAGCAAAATAGCATCGACATAAGCTGTGGTCATATATGGTTACTGTCTGTTGTCTATTCAAATAACGGCAGGTCGGAAATTAAGGAACTGGTTAAACAACTGGAAAAGAAAAAGTCTACAGTTACGGAGATGATTAATACATTGGAAAAAAATGGTTATTTAGTAAAATATCAATCCAAAGAAGATAAAAGAGTCTATTATGTAGAAACTACTGATCGGGCAGAAGAGATGAAAGACCACATTCTTACTATTGTAGAAAATATTAAAAAAAAGATGTTTTTGTCATTTTCAGATGGAGACAAAGATATTTTAGGGGAATTAATGATGAAGATAATCGGTGACTTGAAATAA